Proteins encoded within one genomic window of Humulus lupulus chromosome 1, drHumLupu1.1, whole genome shotgun sequence:
- the LOC133827900 gene encoding F-box/LRR-repeat protein 4-like — MVIRAGYPSDPDYLVGGLDSLPRHDHIHRIVGLIALGEGFPKLEKLSLIWCSNVSSYGLIALAKKCSFLTALDLLGCYVGDHGLAAVGQSCKQLGDLNLRFYEALTDAGFVELALGCGNSLKALGMSHWEQWAYIASLLRPFL; from the exons ATGGTCATTCGGGCTGGTTACCCCTCTGATCCTGATTATCTTGTTGGCGGACTTGACTCGCTGCCTCGTCATGATCATATCCATCGCATAGTGGG GTTGATTGCCCTTGGCGAAGGCTTTCCGAAACTTGAGAAGCTGAGCTTAATCTGGTGCTCTAACGTCTCAAGTTATGGCTTAATTGCACTCGCGAAGAAGTGCTCATTTTTAACAGCTTTAGATTTACTG GGTTGCTATGTTGGAGATCATGGTCTAGCTGCTGTTGGACAGTCTTGTAAGCAGCTTGGGGATTTAAATTTGCGATTTTATGAGGCCTTAACAGATGCGGGTTTTGTTGAATTAGCTCTTGGTTGTGGGAATTCATTGAAAGCTCTTGGTATGTCTCACTGGGAGCAGTGGGCGTACATTGCAAGTCTCTTGAGACCCTTTCTTTAG
- the LOC133827884 gene encoding uncharacterized protein LOC133827884, protein MDEVRNAAQPQAATDPIIQAKLDLLRRLVRNLRAHKLTDIEMERQSGSAFLEHSNQLPIAIKFKMPTWKMYTGQEDPVPHVHNLELQTDPQGIQDDARCRIFHATLFKIAQQWFFKLQLGSITTCDGFVSIFYSQFSSEMSLMAEPNDLLDIKQTDNEPLKDYIQRFIEEAIRVKSLSDDGKLIAINSGIKVKNPFWSSLKRKSVCTTLEFLDRVEEFIKLEEAEWKVDNPTQAATGQGKTDAGSTTNTARENKNGAKNNKRRNGAGSSNIQNDSKKPKTTEQPKPEEYVPKFTTYSIMLEPRVDDFNATQTVIRYRRLPLMRKDFNRRDTTKFFQFHNDYGLETNECNHLKEEKYFLIR, encoded by the coding sequence ATGGATGAGGTTCGCAATGCAGCGCAGCCCCAGGCAGCTACAGACCCAATCATCCAGGCCAAGTTGGATCTGCTAAGGCGATTGGTAAGAAACCTGAGAGCTCATAAGTTGACGGACATTGAAATGGAGAGGCAGAGTGGTTCCGCTTTTTTAGAACATAGTAACCAGCTGCCCATAGCtatcaaattcaagatgccaacatggaAGATGTACACTGGACAGGAAGACCCAGTGCCCCATGTTCACAACCTTGAACTACAAACTGATCCCCAGGGGATTCAGGATGATGCTAGGTGCAGGATCTTCCATGCAACTCTGTTTAAAATCGCCCAGCAGTGGTTCTTCAAGCTGCAGCTAGGGTCAATTACAACATGTGATGGATTTGTAAGCATATTCTATTCCCAATTTTCTTCGGAAATGTCGCTTATGGCAGAGCCAAATGACCTGCTCGACATAAAACAAACAGATAATGAACCTTTAAAGGACTACATTCAACGTTTTATTGAGGAGGCCATTAGGGTGAAATCCTTGAGTGATGATGGTAAATTGATAGCCATTAACTCAGGAATCAAAGTAAAAAACCCATTTTGGAGCAGCTTGAAGAGGAAGTCTGTGTGTACCACCCTGGAATTCCTTGATCGGGTAGAAGAATTTATTAAGCTTGAGGAAGCTGAATGGAAGGTAGATAATCCAACTCAAGCTGCTACTGGGCAGGGAAAAACAGATGCTGGGAGTACCACTAACACAgcaagagaaaataaaaatggggCCAAAAACAACAAACGTCGTAACGGGGCTGGAAGCAGTAATATTCAGAATGATAGCAAGAAGCCTAAAACTACCGAGCAGCCCAAACCAGAAGAATATGTTCCTAAGTTTACTACTTACTCCATCATGTTGGAGCCCCGTGTAGATGATTTCAATGCTACCCAAACGGTCATACGGTATAGAAGACTTCCACTAATGAGGAAGGATTTTAACAGACGGGATACGACTAAATTCTTTcagtttcacaatgactatggtcttgaaaccaatgaatgtaaccacctgAAGGAAGAGAAATATTTCCTCATTAGGTAG